Proteins encoded in a region of the Treponema sp. J25 genome:
- a CDS encoding methyl-accepting chemotaxis protein: protein MKLKPKMLLWLVVPTALGMILLVAQVTFMVSNNSYKNILELSSLVTQARAAEIGRWLYGHLQNVRRTAGNAEMVSGDLDRIKKYILSRNPNLPQDVSFEYYGSTTGKFFTSGGVSGDLSGREYFKKIMAGAEYVVSEGLVSLATGKNETFIVVSQKDSTGKLLGLTGAAVALTTLSDIVAQIRFGEAYAAIVDSKLNVIAHPNKELVLKANLQEPQKLGYRNLEGALEVMKKGGRGYQRYWNEKGQEEFMVFEPIPYSQGWYMVMMIPAQQVYAFGQNLARNIIFLSFGILAILIGIVIFSINAIIKPITLQSTVVLSISRGELSIDSTLQGQFKKYLSLKDEVGDSLRATNMLLHSLSETVQTIQSSAFELDRGAGAISSTSQMLSQGATEQAANAEEVSSMVEEMSGTIRQTAENAAATEVYANKAIEDAKAGAEVVFKSVEAMKTIASKIGVIEEIARQTNLLALNAAIEAARAGEAGKGFAVVASEVRKLAERSQGAATEILKISTQSVETVEEAGRKIAAFLPDIQKTAELVQEMNAATREQHIGIDQIVKAITQLDTVVQQNASSSEELASMAEELSAQATTLKDAVSYFKIAEEAQALEKTEKKADFVRSPEREPKKVVGQGLGPQMKKIPMPEHHPDKGEPPKVEESHKKDVRLSSLSPVKGRLKAGTAESLRNETKRELKGEPSSPARKGEKLEDSDFEEF from the coding sequence ATGAAACTAAAACCTAAAATGCTTCTGTGGCTCGTAGTCCCTACCGCTCTTGGGATGATCCTCCTGGTAGCTCAGGTGACTTTTATGGTCTCCAATAACTCTTATAAGAACATCCTTGAACTTTCTTCCCTGGTTACTCAGGCCCGGGCCGCAGAAATAGGCCGATGGCTGTATGGACACCTTCAAAATGTACGTCGAACCGCGGGAAACGCCGAAATGGTAAGTGGCGATCTGGATCGGATAAAAAAATATATCCTTTCCCGGAACCCGAACCTTCCTCAAGATGTCTCCTTTGAATATTATGGGAGTACAACTGGTAAATTTTTTACTTCTGGAGGAGTAAGTGGAGATCTTTCAGGTCGAGAATATTTTAAAAAAATAATGGCTGGAGCTGAATATGTAGTATCGGAAGGTCTTGTTTCTCTTGCCACAGGGAAGAATGAAACATTTATCGTGGTTTCTCAAAAAGATAGTACGGGTAAACTTCTTGGGCTTACAGGAGCGGCAGTGGCACTCACGACCCTTTCGGATATAGTTGCCCAGATTCGTTTTGGAGAAGCCTATGCGGCAATTGTGGATAGCAAGTTAAATGTTATTGCCCATCCAAATAAAGAGTTGGTCCTCAAGGCGAATTTGCAGGAACCTCAAAAACTTGGGTATCGGAATTTGGAAGGTGCCCTGGAAGTAATGAAAAAAGGTGGTCGGGGATACCAACGGTATTGGAACGAAAAGGGGCAAGAGGAATTTATGGTATTTGAACCTATCCCTTATTCGCAGGGGTGGTATATGGTGATGATGATACCTGCCCAGCAGGTGTATGCCTTTGGGCAAAATCTAGCTCGGAATATCATTTTCCTTTCTTTTGGTATCCTTGCGATTTTAATTGGGATCGTGATTTTTTCTATTAATGCGATTATCAAACCCATTACACTTCAGTCTACAGTGGTTCTATCTATTTCTCGGGGAGAACTCTCTATCGACTCAACTCTTCAGGGCCAATTCAAAAAGTACCTTTCTTTAAAAGACGAAGTAGGAGATTCTCTGCGAGCTACGAATATGCTCCTGCATAGCCTTTCTGAAACGGTGCAAACGATTCAAAGTTCAGCCTTTGAATTGGACCGGGGGGCAGGGGCCATTAGCTCTACGAGCCAAATGCTGAGCCAGGGAGCTACTGAACAAGCTGCAAATGCGGAAGAAGTTTCTTCAATGGTAGAAGAAATGAGTGGTACTATTCGGCAAACCGCGGAAAATGCCGCTGCTACCGAAGTTTATGCAAATAAAGCCATAGAAGATGCGAAGGCCGGGGCGGAAGTTGTCTTTAAGTCGGTGGAAGCCATGAAAACTATCGCCTCTAAAATTGGAGTAATAGAAGAAATTGCCCGCCAGACGAACCTCCTTGCGCTTAATGCGGCTATAGAAGCTGCCCGCGCAGGGGAGGCCGGTAAGGGGTTTGCGGTGGTGGCCAGTGAGGTCCGTAAATTGGCCGAACGGAGTCAGGGGGCTGCCACGGAGATCCTTAAGATTTCTACCCAGAGTGTGGAAACCGTGGAAGAAGCGGGCCGAAAGATAGCGGCCTTCTTGCCGGATATCCAAAAGACCGCCGAACTTGTCCAGGAGATGAACGCGGCCACCCGGGAACAGCATATTGGAATTGATCAGATTGTAAAGGCGATTACCCAACTTGATACGGTGGTCCAGCAGAATGCAAGTTCCAGCGAAGAGCTAGCATCCATGGCTGAGGAGCTTTCTGCTCAGGCAACAACCCTCAAAGATGCGGTAAGCTACTTTAAAATTGCTGAGGAAGCTCAGGCCTTAGAAAAAACGGAAAAGAAAGCCGATTTTGTGCGGAGTCCAGAAAGGGAGCCAAAAAAGGTGGTAGGGCAAGGGCTCGGGCCACAGATGAAAAAAATACCCATGCCTGAGCATCATCCCGATAAAGGAGAACCCCCAAAGGTTGAGGAATCGCATAAAAAAGATGTTCGCCTTAGTTCTTTGTCTCCTGTGAAAGGGCGGTTAAAAGCAGGAACGGCTGAATCCCTGCGAAACGAAACCAAAAGAGAGCTCAAAGGTGAACCATCCAGTCCTGCTCGAAAAGGAGAAAAGCTAGAGGATAGCGATTTTGAAGAGTTCTAA
- a CDS encoding ABC transporter ATP-binding protein, with product MAEKTRDGASLAPGPFPMGGPRPGRGGPGPGPGPLYLGPKEKPKNLRKTLFFLLRYLGRYKGLLSLIFVLVLVSSVITLLGPYLIGKAVDTMAGGAGQVQMDRLRVLLFLMLGLYLLGGLLTFLQNYWMIRISQNTVRNIRQDLFYHLQNLPLRFFDTRPHGEIMSRLTNDVENINTTLSQSVIQVFSSIITLAGSVGMMLYLSPLLTLLTLLTVPLGFWITSIVSRYTRQVFSAQQKELGNLNALVEESISGERVIKAYGRERPVVLQFETINKKLRRAGILSQIFSGLMGPLMNMINNLSFVIVSAVGGYFALQGYLGLGLIASFIQYSRHFMRPLNEVASQINMIQAAIAGAERVLEILEVAPESDGEKLLRPETVQGFVTFDKVVFGYERDRPVLQDVSLEARPGKTIALVGPTGAGKTTIINLLARFYDIDGGTIYVDGIPLSTIERETIRRSLGIVLQDTYLFSASIRENIRYGRLSATDAEVEEAARIAEADPFIRQLPQGYETVLTDDATNISQGQRQLLTIARAILADPAILILDEATSNVDTRTELHIQRALQRLRTGRTSFIIAHRLSTIRDADEIVVINQGRIVERGTHEELLSQKGFYFNLYAAQFRREAELRESENLVV from the coding sequence ATGGCTGAAAAAACGAGGGATGGTGCTTCTCTGGCTCCTGGGCCATTCCCCATGGGAGGTCCCCGACCAGGAAGAGGTGGGCCCGGTCCTGGCCCGGGGCCCCTCTATCTGGGCCCAAAAGAAAAACCTAAGAATCTTAGGAAGACCCTGTTCTTCCTTTTGCGCTATCTGGGGCGATATAAGGGGCTGCTTTCTCTTATCTTTGTCCTTGTTCTCGTAAGTTCTGTCATCACCCTTCTTGGCCCCTATCTTATCGGAAAAGCGGTGGATACGATGGCGGGGGGAGCCGGTCAGGTCCAGATGGATCGACTGCGGGTTCTGCTCTTTTTGATGCTGGGCCTGTACCTTCTCGGAGGATTGCTTACCTTTCTTCAAAACTACTGGATGATCCGGATCTCCCAGAATACGGTGCGGAATATCCGGCAGGATCTGTTTTATCATCTTCAAAATCTACCCCTCCGTTTTTTTGACACCCGCCCCCACGGGGAAATCATGAGTCGCCTTACCAACGATGTGGAAAACATCAACACCACCTTGAGTCAGAGTGTGATTCAGGTTTTCTCCAGTATTATTACCCTGGCGGGATCCGTGGGGATGATGCTCTATTTAAGTCCCCTCCTTACGTTGCTTACCCTTTTGACGGTTCCTCTGGGGTTCTGGATTACTTCGATAGTTTCAAGATATACCCGGCAGGTGTTTTCTGCCCAACAAAAGGAATTAGGAAACCTGAATGCCCTGGTAGAGGAAAGCATTTCCGGTGAACGGGTGATAAAGGCCTATGGACGGGAAAGGCCGGTGGTGCTTCAATTTGAAACAATCAATAAAAAACTGAGGCGGGCGGGTATTCTTTCCCAGATCTTCTCTGGCCTTATGGGCCCCCTCATGAACATGATAAACAACCTGAGTTTTGTCATTGTTTCTGCCGTGGGAGGTTATTTTGCACTGCAGGGATACCTTGGACTTGGTTTAATAGCCAGTTTTATCCAGTATTCCCGGCACTTTATGCGGCCCCTTAACGAGGTGGCAAGTCAGATCAATATGATTCAGGCGGCCATTGCCGGGGCTGAGCGGGTCCTGGAAATTCTAGAAGTAGCCCCTGAATCGGATGGCGAAAAGCTCCTTCGGCCGGAGACTGTTCAGGGGTTTGTAACCTTTGATAAGGTAGTTTTTGGGTATGAACGGGATCGGCCGGTTCTCCAGGATGTGTCTCTTGAGGCCCGGCCAGGTAAGACCATCGCCCTCGTGGGTCCTACCGGCGCAGGAAAAACCACGATTATTAACCTCCTCGCCCGGTTTTACGATATTGATGGGGGAACCATTTATGTGGATGGCATACCCCTTTCTACTATAGAACGGGAAACTATTCGCCGTTCCCTGGGAATTGTGCTCCAGGATACCTATCTGTTTTCTGCTTCGATCCGTGAAAATATTCGCTATGGTCGGCTTTCTGCCACCGACGCAGAGGTAGAAGAAGCAGCCCGAATCGCCGAAGCGGACCCCTTTATTCGTCAATTGCCGCAGGGGTATGAGACGGTCCTGACAGATGACGCCACGAACATCAGTCAGGGACAGCGGCAGTTGCTTACCATTGCCCGGGCAATCTTAGCGGATCCGGCGATCCTTATCCTTGATGAAGCGACGAGTAACGTAGATACCAGGACGGAACTCCATATTCAGCGGGCCCTGCAACGCCTCAGAACGGGTCGAACCAGTTTTATCATTGCCCATCGGCTTTCTACGATACGGGATGCCGATGAGATTGTGGTCATTAACCAGGGACGCATTGTGGAACGGGGTACCCACGAGGAATTACTCTCCCAGAAGGGGTTCTATTTTAACCTGTATGCGGCCCAGTTCCGGAGGGAGGCAGAACTCAGGGAATCGGAAAACCTGGTGGTGTAG
- a CDS encoding ECF transporter S component, whose product MARLPIRKIAVTGVLSALAIVLGLTRLGFIPWFSGASLTIMHVPAIIGAILEGPVVGILIGGLFGLFSLLQAALAPTGPVDVAFTNPLISIVPRLMIGLFAFLVYRGIVGSGESEKKAGNLRKFLAIGAAGMVGSLTNTVLVLGALGLFGFFPWQVIWTVAVGNGPAEALVAALLTVAVVSAYWAIDRGGGKARLSREA is encoded by the coding sequence ATGGCACGCCTACCGATTCGTAAAATTGCCGTGACAGGGGTTCTCTCTGCCCTGGCAATCGTCTTGGGACTCACCCGACTGGGATTTATCCCCTGGTTTTCCGGTGCATCCCTTACCATTATGCATGTGCCGGCTATCATCGGTGCGATTCTGGAAGGACCGGTGGTGGGGATCTTAATTGGGGGACTCTTTGGCCTTTTTAGCCTGCTCCAGGCAGCGCTGGCCCCCACGGGGCCAGTGGATGTGGCCTTTACCAATCCCCTTATATCGATAGTTCCCCGGCTTATGATAGGGCTCTTTGCTTTTCTGGTATACCGCGGAATTGTTGGTTCCGGGGAGAGTGAAAAAAAGGCAGGGAACCTTCGAAAATTCCTTGCCATTGGGGCCGCAGGAATGGTCGGAAGCCTTACCAATACGGTGCTTGTGTTGGGGGCCCTGGGCCTTTTTGGGTTCTTCCCCTGGCAGGTGATCTGGACCGTGGCGGTGGGTAATGGGCCAGCAGAAGCGTTGGTTGCGGCGCTTCTTACGGTGGCGGTGGTTTCTGCCTATTGGGCTATTGACCGGGGTGGGGGAAAGGCCCGGCTTTCCCGGGAAGCATAG
- a CDS encoding ABC transporter ATP-binding protein: MRVILRYLKPYWFTAMLAVLLMAGEVAADLSQPALMSQIVDQGIKNRDLEMVLHKGLVMVALAFLGVLGGVGCAVFSSYSSQAMGCDMRQAAFRRIQSFSFTTLDRFSPASLITRLTSDVTQIQNFVMMMLRMMVRAPLLVVGGTYMIIHIDGKLARILLVVFPLLIGGTALIIGKGFPLFTKVQEKLDGLNRIVRENLAGVRVVKAFVRADYEKARFDRANQDLTEQTVWASTLISLTIPLLFLMMNVTIVALLWFGGIEVQTGHLSLGEIIAAVTYMTQILMSLTMIAFTIMAVSRTKASADRIQEIFQAPVEEYLGEKEPFRGALPGGVGPRRLEKALPPQKENVPAAVSLRFDGVSFRYRKEGGEAVLKNVSFNLDAGKTLGILGSTGAGKSTLLHLIPRFYEIESGQILLDGKDIRSYPLDELRSRCGMVFQQSILFSGTIRDNLRWGKEDATDEEIIEAARIAQAHDFIMSFPAGYDTLLEERGVNLSGGQKQRLALARALVRRPALLLLDDTTSAVDMATEARIQEGLKGLSSTVIIVAQRISSVIGADQIIILEHGSIVGIGTHQELLKENPVYQDMYQSQLGNGEEALYG; encoded by the coding sequence ATGAGGGTGATACTTCGCTATCTAAAGCCCTACTGGTTTACGGCGATGCTTGCGGTCTTACTCATGGCAGGGGAGGTTGCGGCGGATCTCAGCCAACCTGCCCTGATGTCTCAAATTGTGGACCAGGGGATTAAAAATCGAGACCTAGAGATGGTGCTTCACAAAGGTCTTGTTATGGTGGCCCTTGCCTTTTTGGGGGTGCTTGGTGGGGTAGGTTGTGCTGTTTTTTCAAGCTATAGTTCCCAGGCAATGGGCTGTGATATGCGACAAGCAGCCTTTCGGCGTATCCAGTCCTTTAGTTTTACGACCCTGGATCGCTTTTCTCCGGCTTCGCTCATTACCCGCTTAACCAGCGATGTGACCCAAATTCAAAACTTTGTGATGATGATGCTCCGTATGATGGTTCGGGCCCCTCTCCTTGTGGTGGGGGGAACCTATATGATTATTCATATTGATGGAAAGTTGGCCCGGATTCTGTTAGTGGTTTTCCCGCTGTTGATTGGAGGCACCGCGCTTATCATCGGAAAAGGTTTTCCCCTTTTTACGAAGGTTCAGGAAAAACTGGATGGCCTTAATCGGATTGTTCGGGAGAATCTGGCCGGGGTCCGGGTAGTGAAGGCCTTTGTTCGAGCCGATTATGAAAAAGCCCGTTTTGATCGGGCAAACCAGGACCTGACGGAGCAAACGGTATGGGCTTCTACATTGATAAGTCTTACCATCCCCCTCCTTTTTTTAATGATGAATGTGACCATCGTGGCGCTCCTGTGGTTCGGAGGGATAGAGGTGCAGACGGGACATCTTTCGCTGGGAGAGATAATTGCGGCGGTTACCTACATGACCCAGATTCTTATGAGCCTTACCATGATTGCTTTTACGATAATGGCCGTTTCTCGGACCAAGGCCTCGGCGGATCGTATACAGGAGATATTCCAGGCCCCGGTAGAGGAATATCTGGGGGAAAAAGAACCATTCCGTGGCGCACTCCCCGGCGGAGTGGGCCCCCGAAGGCTTGAAAAAGCCCTTCCTCCTCAAAAAGAAAATGTCCCTGCGGCGGTTTCCCTTAGGTTTGATGGAGTTTCGTTCCGCTATCGAAAGGAAGGGGGAGAAGCGGTACTTAAAAATGTTTCTTTCAATCTGGACGCAGGAAAGACCCTGGGAATTCTGGGTTCCACCGGGGCGGGAAAATCCACTCTTCTACATCTTATCCCCCGTTTTTATGAAATAGAGTCAGGCCAAATTCTTTTGGATGGAAAGGATATCCGCTCCTATCCACTGGATGAACTGCGTTCCCGGTGCGGCATGGTGTTTCAGCAGAGCATCCTGTTTAGTGGTACCATTCGGGATAATCTCCGCTGGGGGAAAGAGGATGCCACCGACGAAGAAATTATTGAAGCCGCCAGGATAGCCCAGGCCCACGACTTTATTATGTCCTTTCCCGCAGGATACGATACCCTTCTCGAAGAGCGGGGGGTAAACCTTTCGGGGGGGCAGAAGCAGCGGCTTGCCCTTGCCCGGGCCCTTGTTCGGCGGCCGGCGCTTCTCTTACTGGATGATACGACCAGCGCGGTAGATATGGCCACCGAGGCGCGTATCCAGGAAGGCCTTAAGGGGCTTTCTTCCACGGTGATCATCGTGGCCCAGCGGATTAGTTCTGTTATCGGGGCCGATCAGATTATCATTCTGGAGCATGGATCTATTGTGGGTATAGGAACCCATCAAGAACTCCTGAAAGAAAATCCGGTGTATCAAGACATGTATCAGTCCCAGTTGGGAAATGGTGAGGAGGCCCTGTATGGCTGA
- a CDS encoding type III pantothenate kinase, producing the protein MILAVDLRNGGLHVGVCTPDGQWKARFRLAMVERSADEWAFVLRGMFQERHLDTISCSQAILSSVVPAATPILLQALREILQGRGEPLLVGPGIKTGLRIRTDNPAEVGSDLVCNAVAALTLVGAPCIVVDFSTVLSFTVLNPQGDLVGVALAPGLEAAVADLRLRAAQIPQVRLDTPHTAINKNTAESIRAGILIGWAGLVDRIIEAIARELVEGPNDDREPREVKKEFRPPLSSPQSRQDMRIDKSTTPFPYLVGTGCYEDIPVRGTYTFDRWEPYLALQGLYLIARKNALEETGVSDRGTSR; encoded by the coding sequence ATGATACTGGCGGTGGATCTTCGGAATGGCGGGCTCCATGTGGGGGTCTGCACCCCTGACGGACAATGGAAGGCCCGGTTTCGACTTGCCATGGTGGAGCGGAGTGCCGATGAATGGGCCTTTGTTCTCCGGGGCATGTTCCAGGAACGGCATCTTGATACGATTTCCTGTTCTCAGGCGATTCTTTCGTCGGTAGTCCCCGCCGCTACCCCCATATTGCTTCAGGCTTTGCGGGAAATCCTTCAGGGGCGAGGGGAGCCCCTCCTGGTGGGGCCGGGAATCAAGACGGGCCTGCGTATCCGAACGGATAACCCCGCAGAAGTGGGGAGCGACCTGGTCTGTAACGCCGTAGCGGCCCTCACTCTGGTGGGAGCTCCCTGTATTGTGGTGGATTTTAGCACGGTCCTTTCGTTTACGGTGCTTAACCCGCAGGGAGACCTGGTGGGGGTTGCCCTCGCTCCCGGGCTTGAGGCGGCAGTGGCGGATCTCCGCCTCCGGGCGGCCCAGATTCCCCAGGTGCGGCTTGATACCCCCCACACGGCGATTAATAAAAATACGGCCGAATCAATCCGGGCGGGTATCCTTATTGGCTGGGCAGGGCTTGTGGACCGGATTATCGAAGCGATAGCCCGGGAGCTTGTAGAAGGCCCTAACGACGACAGGGAGCCAAGGGAAGTAAAAAAAGAATTCCGCCCCCCCCTCTCTTCACCGCAGTCACGACAGGATATGAGGATAGACAAATCCACAACCCCTTTCCCGTATCTTGTGGGAACCGGCTGTTACGAAGACATTCCGGTGAGGGGAACCTATACTTTTGATCGATGGGAGCCCTATCTTGCTCTCCAGGGGCTGTATCTCATTGCCCGAAAAAATGCCCTTGAAGAGACAGGAGTATCGGACAGGGGAACGTCTCGATGA
- a CDS encoding ATP-binding cassette domain-containing protein yields MEHITIPSQLTGMNGTVRIEIRNLSFSYSRENSPDVREENEGPWQLRGIRCSIGPGERIALLGANGSGKSTLLRCLTGLLSPPPGTVHIHGLSPEPLDPARETDRPPIHRGVGMISQDPDEQIVGAVVEEDIAYGPRNLGLAEAEVRRRVQSALDLVGLEKLKARPPQFLSGGERQRLAIAAVLAMDPAVLILDEATSMLDGLHQERIDGILAALVQQGRTVIQVTHRLEEALRCTRCLVLSAGQLVFDGDPWDLVGHPSLYDWGFRPGHALSMVRSLQRLFPGFSTSSLAPSDVAHALVPYLDDVEAWSTARERWSRFRSTPGKESLSFSKKGPLSENIPSPCVEVQHLGHHYGEGTPFATAGLVDCSVSVYPGESLALIGPSGAGKTTFLKHLNAILLPTTGTLRVLNQNPLDPGVSLRRLRQKVILAVQHPERALFEPYVADDIAYGPQNLGFQGKALLERVAHAMKQVGLNFNLYKDRRCRELSGGEKRRVALAGVLAMDGAVYLLDEPTAALDGRGTEEVLSLLRTLQEKGKTLIVSTHSLEEALQFDKVAVVVAGRLVQIGAPRQLFYRLWDPSWQLERPWIVRFAEELSSFFSRTGEKGPNPGEPLIHDSPWHAQVPHIFEPCSIEECLDMLLGDYSSEKEREIPAVSPAISPVEGMRPPQGDDAPALMTYPLAEKDLSYHAGAKAGDAGDAGQERNTSPEGSSAPRKKRSRTTTGIEFFRTITMGLFVDRPSRLRSLSPSLRLILTVLSFIFILASSRPLYPLICIAIFLVAGALLGNIRPSYLLKNIRPMIPYLLFMVLLQLLFSWPEDTSAVLWRWWLLDVTTFELERSLLMVGRFVAFVVLLSLFTALTSPDEMLRSLSKLLRPLGYLGIPVPLILVVLQITFNFIPILVEEAERIVVAQYSRGGGYEGRWKLAGRIRAALALTVPLFIRALDRAEALSRAMELRLFENILRGRNKKNGPSPSKEIY; encoded by the coding sequence ATGGAACATATCACTATTCCTTCTCAATTAACCGGAATGAACGGCACGGTCCGTATCGAGATCCGGAATCTAAGTTTTTCTTATTCCCGTGAGAATTCCCCTGATGTAAGGGAGGAAAATGAAGGCCCCTGGCAACTGCGGGGAATACGCTGTAGTATTGGGCCGGGAGAACGGATTGCCCTGCTGGGCGCTAATGGATCGGGGAAAAGCACCCTCTTGCGGTGCCTTACCGGTCTCCTTTCGCCACCTCCGGGGACGGTGCACATCCATGGGCTCAGTCCTGAACCGTTAGATCCTGCTCGAGAGACGGATCGCCCCCCTATCCATAGAGGGGTGGGGATGATTTCCCAGGATCCGGATGAACAGATTGTGGGGGCCGTAGTAGAAGAAGACATAGCCTATGGACCTCGAAATCTGGGACTTGCCGAGGCGGAGGTCCGGCGGCGGGTGCAGAGTGCTTTGGATCTGGTGGGTTTAGAAAAACTTAAAGCGAGGCCGCCCCAATTCCTTTCCGGCGGAGAACGCCAGCGGCTTGCTATTGCGGCGGTCCTCGCCATGGATCCCGCGGTTCTTATTCTTGATGAAGCGACCTCTATGCTGGATGGTCTCCATCAGGAACGGATCGACGGAATCCTCGCGGCCCTTGTGCAACAGGGAAGGACGGTGATCCAGGTAACCCATCGCTTAGAAGAGGCCCTGCGGTGTACCCGGTGCCTGGTTCTATCCGCAGGTCAGTTAGTGTTTGATGGAGATCCCTGGGACCTGGTTGGTCACCCCTCTTTGTACGACTGGGGCTTTCGACCGGGACACGCCCTTTCGATGGTGCGCTCTTTGCAACGGCTATTTCCCGGTTTTTCGACTTCTTCCCTTGCACCTTCTGACGTGGCCCATGCCCTGGTGCCCTATCTTGATGATGTAGAAGCCTGGAGTACTGCCCGGGAACGGTGGTCCCGCTTTCGCTCTACCCCGGGGAAAGAATCCCTGTCCTTCAGTAAAAAAGGCCCCCTTTCTGAGAATATCCCTTCCCCCTGTGTCGAAGTTCAGCACCTGGGGCATCACTATGGTGAAGGAACACCCTTTGCAACCGCTGGTCTTGTAGACTGTAGTGTATCAGTCTATCCCGGGGAAAGCCTTGCCCTTATTGGGCCCAGCGGAGCCGGAAAAACCACCTTTTTAAAACATCTGAACGCTATTCTGCTTCCCACTACCGGGACCCTTAGGGTTTTGAATCAAAATCCTCTGGATCCCGGCGTCTCTTTACGAAGGCTGCGGCAAAAGGTGATTCTCGCGGTTCAACATCCCGAACGGGCCCTATTTGAACCCTACGTGGCTGATGATATAGCTTATGGTCCCCAAAATCTGGGGTTCCAGGGAAAGGCCCTTCTGGAGCGGGTTGCCCATGCAATGAAACAGGTGGGACTTAATTTTAATCTGTATAAGGATCGGCGGTGTCGAGAACTTTCGGGAGGGGAAAAGCGCCGAGTTGCCCTCGCGGGGGTGCTGGCGATGGATGGGGCGGTGTATCTTCTGGATGAGCCCACCGCCGCTTTGGATGGAAGGGGAACCGAGGAGGTGCTTTCTTTATTACGAACATTGCAAGAAAAGGGGAAAACCCTGATCGTAAGCACCCACTCGTTGGAAGAGGCCCTTCAGTTTGATAAGGTGGCTGTGGTGGTGGCTGGCCGCCTAGTACAAATAGGAGCTCCCCGACAACTGTTTTATCGGCTTTGGGACCCCTCCTGGCAACTTGAACGGCCCTGGATTGTTCGGTTTGCCGAAGAACTTTCTTCCTTTTTTTCTAGAACAGGGGAAAAAGGCCCCAACCCAGGGGAACCATTGATCCATGATTCACCCTGGCATGCCCAGGTGCCACACATCTTTGAACCCTGTTCGATAGAAGAATGTCTAGATATGCTCCTGGGAGATTACTCGTCGGAAAAAGAAAGGGAGATCCCGGCTGTTTCCCCCGCCATTTCTCCGGTGGAGGGGATGCGCCCCCCTCAAGGGGATGATGCTCCGGCTCTAATGACGTATCCTTTGGCGGAAAAGGATCTATCCTATCACGCCGGGGCTAAGGCTGGAGATGCCGGTGATGCTGGTCAGGAAAGAAACACCTCCCCTGAGGGGAGTTCTGCACCCAGAAAAAAGAGAAGCCGCACAACCACGGGAATTGAATTTTTCCGTACCATCACTATGGGGCTCTTTGTGGATCGGCCTTCCCGTCTCAGAAGCCTTTCTCCTTCCCTCCGGCTTATCCTTACGGTGCTCAGTTTTATTTTTATTCTGGCCAGTTCCCGGCCCCTTTATCCCCTCATCTGTATCGCCATTTTCTTGGTGGCAGGGGCCTTATTGGGAAATATAAGGCCCTCCTATCTCCTTAAGAATATTCGGCCCATGATTCCCTATCTTCTTTTTATGGTTCTATTGCAACTTCTTTTTTCCTGGCCCGAAGATACGAGCGCTGTCCTCTGGCGCTGGTGGCTCCTGGATGTTACCACCTTTGAACTGGAGCGTTCCCTCCTTATGGTGGGGCGCTTTGTGGCCTTTGTGGTGCTCCTGAGTCTTTTTACCGCCCTTACTTCTCCCGATGAGATGCTGCGTTCCCTTTCAAAACTGTTACGCCCCCTGGGATATCTAGGAATCCCCGTCCCCCTCATCCTCGTGGTGCTTCAGATAACCTTTAATTTTATTCCTATTCTGGTGGAAGAGGCTGAGCGGATTGTGGTAGCCCAGTATTCGCGGGGTGGGGGCTACGAGGGGCGCTGGAAACTGGCCGGACGGATCAGAGCGGCCCTGGCGTTGACGGTTCCCCTTTTTATCAGGGCCCTCGATCGGGCCGAAGCCCTTTCCCGGGCCATGGAACTGCGCTTGTTTGAAAACATCCTCCGTGGGAGGAATAAAAAGAATGGCCCATCCCCCTCTAAAGAGATATACTAG